TATTTATTGTATCCGTTGATATCGTCAGGGTATGTCTCTATATTCAGTGGCCTTAGATATGGGTTAAATATGCGTTTATACGTATATATTCATAGATAACCTACATGAAATCTAAGGTTCAAAAAGCAACCAAGAGTTTGTCTCCCAAGCAGATGGAGAAGGTATTCGCACAAGTAGCGGCCTATTTCAATGTTTTATCTGAACCAGCACGTTTGCGCATCATGTATGCAGTATGTACAGGTGAAAAATCAGTTTCAGAGGTAGTTGTGATGTGCGGCACAAGCCAAGCAAATGTATCTCGGCACCTTTTAGCACTGCATAAGGCTGGAATTTTACTCAGACGTAAGGACGGTGTAACGGTTTATTACTCAATTGCAGATAACGCAACCGTAGAGATGTGCCAGACAGTCTGCGCAAAGATTGCTGAAAGCATTCATTAATACAAAGTATTTATCAAGCAGAGGTCAAATGACGAAGAAGCAAATTGAATTGAGCGCTGAAGAGATTTCGGTGGTTGAGAAGCCTGCTAGTAGGGCTAGGCTTGTTAAGGCGCCAGAGCACTTTATTTCTCAGGAATTAATTGCTGATATCAACGCCAATGGTCTAGATGAAACACGCCGCGGCTTTTTGCGCAAAGGATTCTTTTCCGCTTTAGGTGGTGCAGCAGCTGGCTTAGCAGCCCCAATGGCATTTGCTACTGGTGAGGGTGACCCAGCGATTCTAGAAAAGCAGGAGTGGCAGACTACTCTTGGTAAGAACGTAGCGACGATGCCATATGGCGTGCCATCCATTTATGAAGCCAATTTGATTCGTCGTGAATCACCTGGCTTGACACGTGTATCCGCAGCTTCTGTTGCTTTCACACCTCTGCAAGGTTTGTTTGGAACGATTACTCCAAACGGCCTTCACTTTGAACGCCATCATCAGGGTTGGTACAACTTAAATCCTGAAACACATCGTTTGATGATCAATGGCATGGTGAAGAATGCCCGCGTCTTTACGATGAATGACTTAATGCGTTTGCCATCAGTCTCTCGTACACACTTTATTGAGTGTGGCGCAAATACCGGCCTAGAGTGGGGCAACGTTGCAGTGCCAACAGTGCAATACACCCATGGCATGCTGTCTTGTTGCGAATTTACAGGTGTGCCACTTAAAGTATTGCTAGAGGAGTGCGGAGCGGATCTGAAAAAAGGCAAGTTTCTTCTTACTGAGGGTGGCGATGGCTCGGGTATGACTCGTACGATTAATCTTGACTCTTGTCTTGAGGATACGATCGTTGCCTGGAGTATGAATGGGGAGATGCTGCGCCCAGAAAACGGCTTCCCATTGCGCTTGGTAGTACCAGGAGTGCAGGGCGTCAGTTGGGTGAAGTGGTTGCGTCGCCTTGAAGTGGGCGATATGCCTTGGAATACAAAAGACGAAGCCGTTCACTATATTGAATTGATGCCTGATGGAATGCATCGTCAATATGCATCCATACAAGAATGTAAATCCGTCATCACCACACCCTCTGGTGGTCAGCAATTGTTAGATAAAGGTTTTTATAATGTCAGCGGTATGGCTTGGTCAGGCCGCGGCAAGATTAAACGCGTTGACGTGTCATTTGACGGTGGTAACAACTGGCGTTCTGCACGCCTAGAAACGCCAGTTCTTACAAAGTCCATTACCCGGTTCAATATTGATTGGGTATGGGATGGATCACCGGCAATACTGCAGTCTAGAGCGGTAGATGACACTGGTTATATACAGCCATCCATCAAGATGTTACGCGATGTTCGTGGCAATCGCTCGATTTATCACAACAATGCAATTCAGTCTTGGAAGTTGGATTCAAATGGCGAGGTGAGCAATGTACAGGTTGGATAAATTATTTGCTCGCTTAGTATTTTTAGGCCTGGCAGTATTTTCTGCTCAGCTTGCCCATGCCCAAGGCGTTCAAGGTTCTACTCAGTTTCCTGGGATTGGTCGCAATGCAACACCGGCAGAAGTGATTGCTTGGGACATTGATGTGCGACCCGACTTCAAGGGTCTACCAAAAGGGTCTGGCTCCGTAGAAAAGGGCCAAGCGATTTGGGAATCCAAATGCGCTAGTTGTCACGGTGTTTTTGGTGAATCTAATGAAATCTTCACGCCAATCGCAGGTGGAACGACTGTTGATGACATAAAGACTGGAAAAGTTGCTTCTTTGGTTGATCGCAAGCAACCACAGCGGACCACTTTAATGAAGGTGCCCACTGTCTCTACTTTGTGGGACTACATCTATCGTGCCATGCCTTGGAATGCACCACGATCACTAACGCCGGATGACACTTATGCTCTTGTGGCATTTATTTTGAGCTTGGGCGAAATCGTTCCAGATGATTTTGTCCTAAGCAATACCAATATTGCGGAAGTACAAAAGAAGATGCCTAACCGGAATGGCATGACTCGTAATCATGGCTTTTGGAGTGTGAGCGGCAAGCCGGATGTAAACGGTTCTTCTTGCATGAGCAATTGCGTGAAGTTTGTGCAGATTGGTTCTACATTGCCGGATTTTGCCAGAAATGCGCATGGCAATATTGCAGAGCAAAATCGTCTTTATGGCCCATATCGTGGTTCGGATTCGACTAAGCCACCAATTGACAGACTGCCCGGATCTTCGGGTGAGGGTTTGGCGCATGCTGCTGATACCCATGCTGCCGCAGTAAAAGGTCCTGCAGCATTATTTAAGAATGAGAATTGCTCTGCTTGCCATGCACCCAACGCGAAGCTAGTGGGGCCATCGATTGCTGATATTGCAGCGAAATATAAAGGTCAAAGCGGGGCTCAAGAAAAGCTCATGGCTAAGGTTAAAAATGGGGGTTCAGGAGTATGGGGGGCCATTCCAATGCCGCCACAGTCGCAGTTATCCGATGAGGACAGGGCGACTCTTGTACGCTGGGTTCTGACAGGGCAATAGATTTACAGAGGGTTTTTGGAAATACCGCTATATTTGATACTAAGAGTAGATTATTAAAGGAGTTTTTATGAATCAGCAGCGACGCAGTTTATTGAAATATTCAGCCGTTTTTGGCTTGATGGCTTCTGCGGGTCTTATTAGCGTAGCCCAAGCTCAAGAGTGGAATAAAGCCGCTTTTGAAGGCAAGAGCCTTGAGGATGTATTCAAAATCTTAGGTGCAGGCAGCCCAGATAAATCAGGTGCCGTTACTTTGAATGCTCCTGATATTGCGGAGAACGGCGCTGTAGTTCCGGTTGGAATTACAACAACACTGAAAGCAGAGCAAATGGCTATCTTGGTTGAGAAAAATCCAAGCGCCTTAGCTGCGCAATTCTTTATCCCAGCTGGTACCGAGCCATTCGTGACTACTCGCATCAAGATGGGCCAAACCTCCAACGTATATGCCTTGGTAAAAGCCGATGGCAAGTGGAGTATGGCGGTTAAAGAAGTGAAAGTGACTTTGGGTGGTTGCGGCGGTTAATTGCCCCCAGTCCTATTAAATACCATTAATTAATTACTAGATTACAAGAGGAAAACATGGCTGATCCAATGCGCGTAAGAGCTGCTGAGAACGGTGGAATTGTGGATGTAAAAATTTTGATGAAGCACGACATGGAATCTGGTCAGCGTAAAGATGCTGCCGGTAAAACGATTCCCGCATGGTTCATTAGCAGTATCAATGTCAAAGCCAATGGCAAAGATGTACTGAATGGTCAATTTGGTCCGGCAGTTTCTAAGGACCCATTTTTGAACTTCAAATACAAAGGCGCTAAAGGCGACAAGATTGTTGTGAGCTGGGTAGATAGCAAAGGCGATAAGCGCACTGACGAAGCCACTGCTTCTTGATGTGGATCTTCTTCACTGTCTCAATAGTTTTGAAAGGGTAACAAATGCAGCGTAAATACACCTTAGGCTTAGCCTCAGGATTACTGGCAACGATGTTGTCAATTTCATCAACGTCATATGCACAAAGTGCGACAGACGATATCGCAAAGTATCGCGAGATGATTGCAGATGGAAACCCTTCCGAACTCTATGAGGCCGCTGGTGAAGAGCTTTGGAAGAAACCAGCCGGACCGAAGAACGCAACGCTAGAAAAGTGTGATTTAGGCTTAGGGCCAGGCGTTTTGAAGGGTGCCGCAGCCCAGTTGCCGCGATACTTTAAAGATACCAACAAGGTGCAAGACCTTGAGTCACGTTTGATGACTTGTATGCAAAAGTTACAAGGTCGTGACCCGCAAGAAATGATTGATGCCCCTTTCCAAAAAGGCCCAAAAAAGGATATGGAGGCGATTGTTGCTTACGTAGTGACTTTATCTAAAGGCGACAAGATTAAGGTCAGCACTAGTCATCCAAAAGAAAAAGAAATGTATGAGCTTGGTAAGCGCGCATTCTTTTTTCAAGGTGGACCAATGGATTTCTCCTGCGCTTCTTGCCACGGTGAAGATGGCAAACGTATTCGTTTGCAAGATTTGCCTAATATCACCACCCAAAAGGGTGCCGCTTTAGGTTGGGGTTATTGGCCTGCGTATCGCGTCTCTAGCGGACAGTTCTGGACAATGCAGCAGCGTTTAAATGACTGCTATCGTCAGCAACGTTTCCCGTTCCCAATTTATGGCTCCGACCTAACTGTCGCTGTGTCGATGTATATGGCAAAGAATGCCAATGGCGGCACAGTTGAAACCCCTGGTTTGAAGCGTTAATGGATAAGAGACAGAGAATATGAATATGAAGAACCTTAAATCCCTCTTAGCCATCGCAGTATTTGCCTTAGCTGCTGTTGCTATCCATGGCTCTGCAAGCGCTCAACAAGCCAACAATCCTAAGTTCAACAAAATGATGAAGGATGGATTTAGGGCTGATGGTATTGCTGGCCTAGACCGTATTGATCAGGACGCAACTCAAAAGTTTTGCTCTGACCCTGTATTTGCAAATAGCAAGCAGGGTGAAAAGATGCGCGAGAAGATTCAGAAAATGA
Above is a genomic segment from Polynucleobacter sp. MG-5-Ahmo-C2 containing:
- the soxY gene encoding thiosulfate oxidation carrier protein SoxY, which encodes MNQQRRSLLKYSAVFGLMASAGLISVAQAQEWNKAAFEGKSLEDVFKILGAGSPDKSGAVTLNAPDIAENGAVVPVGITTTLKAEQMAILVEKNPSALAAQFFIPAGTEPFVTTRIKMGQTSNVYALVKADGKWSMAVKEVKVTLGGCGG
- the soxA gene encoding sulfur oxidation c-type cytochrome SoxA; the encoded protein is MQRKYTLGLASGLLATMLSISSTSYAQSATDDIAKYREMIADGNPSELYEAAGEELWKKPAGPKNATLEKCDLGLGPGVLKGAAAQLPRYFKDTNKVQDLESRLMTCMQKLQGRDPQEMIDAPFQKGPKKDMEAIVAYVVTLSKGDKIKVSTSHPKEKEMYELGKRAFFFQGGPMDFSCASCHGEDGKRIRLQDLPNITTQKGAALGWGYWPAYRVSSGQFWTMQQRLNDCYRQQRFPFPIYGSDLTVAVSMYMAKNANGGTVETPGLKR
- a CDS encoding helix-turn-helix transcriptional regulator, which gives rise to MKSKVQKATKSLSPKQMEKVFAQVAAYFNVLSEPARLRIMYAVCTGEKSVSEVVVMCGTSQANVSRHLLALHKAGILLRRKDGVTVYYSIADNATVEMCQTVCAKIAESIH
- the soxZ gene encoding thiosulfate oxidation carrier complex protein SoxZ, with product MADPMRVRAAENGGIVDVKILMKHDMESGQRKDAAGKTIPAWFISSINVKANGKDVLNGQFGPAVSKDPFLNFKYKGAKGDKIVVSWVDSKGDKRTDEATAS
- a CDS encoding c-type cytochrome, translated to MYRLDKLFARLVFLGLAVFSAQLAHAQGVQGSTQFPGIGRNATPAEVIAWDIDVRPDFKGLPKGSGSVEKGQAIWESKCASCHGVFGESNEIFTPIAGGTTVDDIKTGKVASLVDRKQPQRTTLMKVPTVSTLWDYIYRAMPWNAPRSLTPDDTYALVAFILSLGEIVPDDFVLSNTNIAEVQKKMPNRNGMTRNHGFWSVSGKPDVNGSSCMSNCVKFVQIGSTLPDFARNAHGNIAEQNRLYGPYRGSDSTKPPIDRLPGSSGEGLAHAADTHAAAVKGPAALFKNENCSACHAPNAKLVGPSIADIAAKYKGQSGAQEKLMAKVKNGGSGVWGAIPMPPQSQLSDEDRATLVRWVLTGQ
- the soxC gene encoding sulfite dehydrogenase — encoded protein: MTKKQIELSAEEISVVEKPASRARLVKAPEHFISQELIADINANGLDETRRGFLRKGFFSALGGAAAGLAAPMAFATGEGDPAILEKQEWQTTLGKNVATMPYGVPSIYEANLIRRESPGLTRVSAASVAFTPLQGLFGTITPNGLHFERHHQGWYNLNPETHRLMINGMVKNARVFTMNDLMRLPSVSRTHFIECGANTGLEWGNVAVPTVQYTHGMLSCCEFTGVPLKVLLEECGADLKKGKFLLTEGGDGSGMTRTINLDSCLEDTIVAWSMNGEMLRPENGFPLRLVVPGVQGVSWVKWLRRLEVGDMPWNTKDEAVHYIELMPDGMHRQYASIQECKSVITTPSGGQQLLDKGFYNVSGMAWSGRGKIKRVDVSFDGGNNWRSARLETPVLTKSITRFNIDWVWDGSPAILQSRAVDDTGYIQPSIKMLRDVRGNRSIYHNNAIQSWKLDSNGEVSNVQVG